In one window of Pseudorca crassidens isolate mPseCra1 chromosome Y, mPseCra1.hap1, whole genome shotgun sequence DNA:
- the LOC137217852 gene encoding ADP/ATP translocase 3 has protein sequence MTEQAISFAKDFLAGGIAAAISKTAVAPIERVKLLLQVQHASKQIAADKQYKGIVDCIVRIPKEQGVLSFWRGNLANVIRYFPTQALNFAFKDKYKQIFLGGVDKHTQFWKYFAGNLASGGAAGATSLCFVYPLDFARTRLAADVGKSGTEREFKGLGDCLVKITKSDGIRGLYQGFSVSVQGIIIYRAAYFGVYDTAKGMLPDPKNTHIVVSWMIAQTVTAVAGVVSYPFDTVRRRMMMQSGRKGADIMYRGTLDCWRKIFKDEGGRAFFKGAWSNVLRGMGGAFVLVLYDELKKVI, from the exons ATGACGGAACAGGCCATCTCATTCGCCAAGGACTTCCTGGCCGGAGGCATCGCCGCCGCCATCTCCAAGACGGCCGTGGCCCCGATCGAGCGGGTCAAGCTGCTGCTACAG GTACAGCACGCCAGCAAGCAGATCGCGGCCGACAAACAGTACAAGGGTATCGTGGACTGCATCGTGCGCATCCCCAAGGAGCAGGGTGTGCTGTCCTTCTGGAGGGGCAACCTGGCCAATGTCATCCGCTACTTCCCCACGCAAGCCCTCAACTTCGCCTTTAAGGATAAGTATAAGCAGATCTTCCTGGGGGGCGTGGACAAGCACACGCAGTTCTGGAAGTACTTCGCCGGCAACCTGGCCTCCGGCGGGGCGGCCGGAGCCACCTCGCTCTGCTTCGTCTACCCCCTGGATTTCGCCAGGACCCGGCTGGCGGCTGACGTCGGCAAATCCGGCACGGAGCGGGAGTTCAAAGGCCTGGGAGACTGTCTGGTGAAGATTACCAAGTCTGACGGCATCCGGGGGCTGTACCAGGGCTTCAGCGTCTCTGTGCAGGGCATCATCATCTACCGGGCCGCGTACTTCGGCGTGTATGACACTGCCAAAG GCATGCTCCCCGACCCTAAGAACACGCACATCGTGGTGAGCTGGATGATCGCGCAGACGGTGACGGCCGTGGCGGGCGTGGTCTCCTACCCCTTCGACACCGTACGGCGGAGGATGATGATGCAGTCGGGGCGCAAAGGAG CCGACATCATGTACAGGGGCACCTTGGACTGCTGGCGAAAGATCTTCAAGGACGAGGGCGGCAGAGCCTTTTTTAAGGGCGCCTGGTCCAacgtgctccgcggcatgggcgGCGCCTTCGTGCTGGTCCTGTATGACGAGCTGAAGAAGGTCATCTAG